The window GGGCATGATTGGTTTATTCATTTCCAGGATGTAAATGAGCTGGGAAGAATTTTACATCTGGAGCCCATGTGCTTTTTTAAAGGCTGGCCATTTATCGGTCAGGATAAAGATGGTGATGGAATTGGAGAACCGGTAGAAGAGTGGCGAATGCCTGTGGAGTACATGCCTGAATATGAAATCCTTCAATCGGATGAGTTTGAGTCTGAGAGACTTGGTCTCCAATGGCAGTGGCAGGCAAACCCAAATCCCAATCATTATTCTCTTACTGCCAATCCGGGCTTTCTGCGGCTGTATTGCCGGAAACATCCTACAAGAGATAATCTTTTGTGGTATGCACCGAATGCGCTAACTCAGATTCCGCAGAGCAAGTCTTTTACTATGACGGCCAAGCTTGTATTACACGGAAGAACGACAGGTGATTTCGGAGGGATCGGTATGATAGGGCACTTCTATTCCTACATGGGATTATATCAGACGGAGGATGGGACAGAACTAAGATGCTACAAAGGAACTGTTACAGACAAGATGTTCAAAGGAAAAGCAAACGAGGAGTGCGTGTTAAAGCTGATAGGAAATGGAAATAGAATATGGCTGAAGCTTCATGTGTTGGAGGATAAGACGTATCGCTTCTCCTATTCCTGGGATGGTGAAGAATTTCTGGAGACAGACCCTTTATTTAAGCTTTGCCGGACCACTTGGACGGGAGCCAAGCCTTGTTTGTGGGCGTGCGCCCGGGAGAATGCGGAATCGGAAGGTTACTGCGATTATGAATCTATACGTATCCGAAAGGCAGAAATTTAAGAGAACATATCAGTGTTCAGAGGGCAGTATCAGTATGGCTAAAAAAATCTGAAGTACTGAGAAGCATATCTCCAGCCTCTTAGTACTTCAGTTTTTGCAGATTAGCTGCTGTCTCTTTTACTTTACGTCTATAACTTCCTTCGCCATACCGATTAAATCATCGCAGCTCAAATCATCAAAGGAACTGAGCAAATATTCCATACCATTTTCACTCCAGTTTACATAACGATATACCTTACGCTCTTCTTCGCTGCTTCCGTAGCTGATCATCAGCTGGCCTTCTTCCTCCAGTTTCAAATCGTCCTCTGATGGTTTTGCATCTGGAGGTAAAAACAGGTAATTATCTTCGTGGACTTCTAATGTGATATCCTGATAGACTTCCTGCTTTATCACCGTAGAAGAACCCTGAGGAATCATATCCTGA of the Lacrimispora indolis DSM 755 genome contains:
- a CDS encoding glycoside hydrolase family 43 protein gives rise to the protein MKTYKNPVLYADYSDPDVIRVGSDYYMVASSFTYVPGVPLLHSKDLVHWEIINYCVKALPFEKYKEPSHGSGTWAPSIRYHEGTFFVFIPLVDEGILVARSDNPYGEFQLNMLCERKGWIDPCPFWDEAGKAYMVFAYAGSRAGIKHRLMLAEINTDCKYLVGEPQMIFDGEQIAPTTEGPKLYKKNGYYYILMPSGGVENGWQSCLRSRDIWGPYEYRVVMRQGNSKINGPHQGGWTTSPDGHDWFIHFQDVNELGRILHLEPMCFFKGWPFIGQDKDGDGIGEPVEEWRMPVEYMPEYEILQSDEFESERLGLQWQWQANPNPNHYSLTANPGFLRLYCRKHPTRDNLLWYAPNALTQIPQSKSFTMTAKLVLHGRTTGDFGGIGMIGHFYSYMGLYQTEDGTELRCYKGTVTDKMFKGKANEECVLKLIGNGNRIWLKLHVLEDKTYRFSYSWDGEEFLETDPLFKLCRTTWTGAKPCLWACARENAESEGYCDYESIRIRKAEI